DNA sequence from the Glycine soja cultivar W05 chromosome 18, ASM419377v2, whole genome shotgun sequence genome:
ATAAAAGTTGTATCAGTTCAAATTCCTACCCATCCCCAcgagaaaaaaaaggttttaagtTAGAAATAAGGGAAAGAACAAGGGAATGATGGTTGGGAAAGAGATGAAATAAAAGCTGAAAGAAGCTTCCCATTCCCTCTTTAAATTTGTTAGAAATGAACATTACTTTTGATTTAAAATCTGTCAAATTCCTATGCATACCCCAGTACTTTTCCCTTACTCTGGTCCCTTACTTTTCATACACTCTTCTCCCCCTCTTTTTATGAGTTTCTAATTTTAAGTTTGAGCATTTTTCTAGAGTTTCATCTCATTCTTTCCCTATACATTTCAAAAAAGTTACCTTTTTTAActctttcatctcatttttgatttagttcttcctcttctttctcaaATCTCTCAATAGTTTCTCCTTTTGATgtatctttttttggtttataatTTCAAATGATGCAgcatctttaaattttatatctcGAATGGTTGTGAAATTGTGTCATACTATTTATTGTAGAAATTGTGGTAAACAACCTTTCCTTGCAGAGGTTAACTTTGACAAacatttcctttctcttctaaGTAACCCTCTACTCTGGTACACTGCTACAATCAAATCTGGCAGAGacctttctaaattttttacaaTGGTTTTGAGATTGAAAAATTTATGTGCTAAGGATCAGTAATAAGATTTTAAATGCTTGATTTACAATTCACTTATGCCAATATTTACTTATGGAATGTTCTCCACTGATGTTCTCACTAACCTTGACATTAGTTTTCAAAGAAACAGCTGCTAGGTGCTGCTTGCTCATTTATAAAAGGGCTTGGTGGATGAATGTTTGGACTGATTATGGAATTCAAGCAACCCAATGTCAGAAATGCTGATGCAGATTTTCATAGATAGAGAAGTTAGTTTTTGTGCACAATATTTCTCATACGCGTTAATCTTTTACTTTGGTCGCATTCAAAAGCTATGATCACAAATTTCCCGATTCATCTAAACAAAGACTACATAGTTGTACCTGTCTATACATAATGAAAGTGGTTAATTACCTAAATCCACACTAAAATGGAGAAAGGGGCTTGGTACTGTCTGGAAAACTATTGTGCAGTTGAAAATGAACTgtacacatgcatatcttgtacTTTATGGTTATTATTACAGAATTTTAGTGATGTTATTAGAAGTTAAAAGAGAAGTAGTTATTATTGTTTAGGTTCAATTCAGTGAGGAGTTCGTTACTTTTTTAGTGTGTTAATAAGCTCCCCATAAATAAAGAATCACTGTATCTGATTCATCATCAATTTCAATATGATTTCATTTGAGTTTTACTCTCATTGCTCAAGCTCTCAAGTTATGACTACCAAATGTTGATTTAATCCCACAAATGGTTGGAATTCTTGGATGATATGTACATAATCAAAGGCAAATTGCAAAAAAGAACagtaagtaaaataattttcagaatTTATTGACGCATGGTCGCAGCATTACCCTTTATTAGGATACAAAAAGTAGTAGCTAACCAACTACAAATGTCCATTTATTGCATCATTCTTGACTAGGAGCTTATATCTAGCTGCAGGTTTTTGAAATGAAACTTtgacaaaattaaaacacactcacaaatctttaaaattattttggaaaTATAATTGAACAATGTGAATTCTTGGGGACTGCTTAATGAATTTGTATGGCTGACTCTATGAAGCACTTCGTGGGTTGTCTGTTTTGTGGCATGGGAGCAGATTCAGTGTGGCGTGTGTGCCATGTTTTATGCAGGTTTGGAAGTTGTTTATGTAAGGAATATATGCTGGAGTCGTAGGTTGGTAACGACTTACTGCCAATGAGTTGGTCAATGAGTTGGTTTATGTTTGTAAGTTTTTTCTAACTTTGTACTCTTCTCTTTGTACCAGTTGGGCGATTTCTTATGTTCCAGCAAGTTCGTCTTTCATGTAATGATTTGCCTATttaaagtattatatatatatatatatatatatatatatatatatatatataatattcaacAATTTAGTGGCCCGTGAATGTACAGAAGGAGGAAAATGTTTAATTATCATGTATTCCTTTAATTTGGTGGGACGAAGGAGTagacataaatatttttccttgTGATATCTATACAGTtctgaaaaaaaagaagcaatagCAAAATagcttgaagaaaaaaaacttcctCCATCTATACTTTatgctttgtttctttttattctgtTATGTAATAGACCGCTAATTAACTCCATCTATCTGTGTTGTTATTTTTCTGCTTATCTACGAACTAATTCTCaatataatgtattttgatttttgaatgatATCAATTTTCCtaatacttaaatttataacttatttactcttatttaaaacttatttattttatgttatgctctcaatttaaaaaatatttctttttattgaaTCTTATAGTTTTAAGACAATACCTAATGCGCGCGCACAAAGCCTAACGATTCGTGAGTATGTGCACGGGTTAAAtactagttttttaaaaaataagtattcaGAACTAATTTTGGAGGAAAATGTTGTTTTAAAACTGGTTTTAGACCCAGTTTCAAGACCTTTTGGGGTTCTATACTggtttttaatttggttttagGTTCAAGACCGCTTTAGGAGATGCTCATTGTTAACTGAATTGTTGTTGTTAATTGAATGCATGAGATTCTATTTAAAATGATCAAGTATTCAAGTATGTGACAGCAATATGGGGAGATGTTTATCCAATCAGCATTTCTATAGGAGAGTATATACATCTAAATGTTTGATATTACTCTCATAAAAATCTATAGCTTTAACTGTATGATTTAAACAGAAATCAAAAAGGAAATTATACATATATGTGTTGTAAATAAGATCTCAGTGGGGAGAAAATAATAAGGTATTCTGTGATTTTAGTAGGATGCAAATATTGAACAGAAATCAGAAATGTTTTCTAGTAGATTTAAACTTTTTGGTAAGCGGCTTTgctaggaaaattatttcccaTAAAGTACAATTTAGATAGTTATGGGTGCGATGTTTCCGTATGTCTCATCAAATTGGCACAATTCTACTTCTGGTTCATGCCCTTTTTGTAAGAATTGTCAAGTTAACCCGTTAGAATTTGGAATATTGTTTTTATGAATTTCGATCGAGGGAAGATTGGGAGCGTTTTTTTTAGTCTTGGTTATAGTGCAAACTCTTCAAGTGAGTTGTTTCTTTTACAGGAAAATAATCAGCAGGCAGGATCTTATCACCACCCTGATTGAGGTAGACGGTGTTCTTTTGGATGAGAATCGGAATAAATACATATTGAAacgtcaatttttttattttattttatgctttatGTATCATCGGCTCAAACAAATTACCAAATCCTCCACCACTAAGCTGGTCCTGGTTGATTATAGTGTGATAGatttattaatagaaaaataaacattaatgaaagaaaatataaaatgtggaattaaaagttataaaaattgtAATTGTGCAAAATGCACAAAAACATTCATTATTTTAGCATAAAAGTTACCAAAAACACACAGTAGAATGGGAAGTAAAATCCAACATTACATCACAGCACTGCACCGAAAGTAGAACACCTATTAATTACTGACAAACTAAAACAGAAACACTAGCAACCGGGAAGGTGCATGTTAGACAGCAAAAGTGAAACACATTGGTTTAATTTTGGGAGCTTCACTTCCTTGTTCATTACCCTTTATTTGGCAGCTGCTTTTCCTCGAGCAGAGATGCCACACCATCAGAAGGATTCCCAATATTGGAAGGCATAGTGTAGTGAGTGATTGAGAAGATCTGACAAGCAGCCAAATACCCCAAAATAAAAGAATGGCACTCAGCAAACGAGAAAATGGTGCACCAATAACAATCTTTGCAGCAACAGCCCAAACAAACACCATGAAACCAACAGGTTCAAGCAAAGAAAACCAAATGGGCAGGGGGCCATGTTCTGGCTGAAGCTTGATAATTGATAACAGGCTGCATAGGTCGGTGAGAATCCAAAGAAGCGCAATAGTCGCTATCAAAAATGATAAAACACTTTGTGCAGTTTTCATGTGTTTGCCCGGACTGAGGGGCTCGTCTACTTCCTCATCCTTGTTTAACATACAGACGGTGGACTTGTCTACTAGCAGGGGCAAAGTCATTTCGCCATTCCagttattatcatttgattTATTGTTATCTAGAAAGGATCTTGTGGTGTTCTCAAGGTTCAACGCACTTCTTGTACCATTCTGTAGCATGTAGAAAGTCAGAAGAAGTGTCAGAAAGGATGGTAACAGCAAAAATTAAACCAACAATGATGTCAAAAGCAAGGAGTCAcgctatttttttatatttctgtaACCTAAATTTTCTACTATACCACCTTAGtttacaagaacataatgaaagaaaaaaacgtTTAATCTGAAAACAGGAGATTCTGAAGCaaattataatcattttttaagtaACTTCCAAAACCACAAACATCACTCTGGTCATTTAACCTTTTCAGGTTCCCATTTTTTCTACATTCATCATTGTTATCGAGGATTGGTTCTTCAGGACGTCAACTCCACTGAGTCATAAGAAGTGGTAAACAGAGAGAGGATAGATCATGAAAACAGGAGAAGCACAAGGACAATTTTGTACCTTTGAGTCAAGACTTATATATTCTCTTGATTAAAtcagaaagcaaaaaaagagcaTAGGGAATAATAATTTAGAGGGCAATAGCTTCACCAACTTACCTTAAAAGAATATGTTTTCTTGCCCTCGAGGGTGCCCAGTTCCATCATATTTTCCAACTCCATTTCCATCGTCTCCTGAATCACTTCTTCTCGATTCCTCTGAATCGTAAACAAACAAAGAATAAGATCATGAAAACAGGAGAAGcacaaggataattttttttttacctttgagTCAAGACTTAAATACCCTCTTGATTAaatcagaaagaaaaaacaagagcATAGAGAACAATAATTCACAAAGCCATAACTTCAACAACTTACCAAGCACCTCTGATTCTGAAGCAAATCATAATCATTTTTGAAGCAACTTCTAAATCCACAGACATCACTCTGGTCATTTAACCTTTTCAGGCTCCCATTTTTCCTACATTCATCATTGTTCTCGGGTTCTTTAAAAAGTCGGTCTTGAAGAAGTCGGAGTTCTTCAAGAAGTCGGAGTTTTTCAAGAAATCGACTCGTCTGAAGCATAGGAAGTGGTAAACAGAGAGACAATAAATAAGATCATGAAAACAGGAGAACATAGAAGTGCAAGGACAACTTTTTACCTTTGAGTCCAAaacttatatattctattttgaTAACAAACATATACCTTCAACCGAATCCTTAAACAACATAGCCTTccataattacaaattaaatatcGGGAATCAGGTCAGGAAGCTATTATTTTGTGTCCAaaacatcaaataagaaaaaccCTAAACTTAAGAAATTGGGAACAACAGATGAAAAaatcatagtaaaaaaaaaagtcagaaTGGATGTGAATAACCGAACATACCAATTCATCATGCTTAAAACTAAACGCCGGTCCTAAAAGCTTTTGATCGGCCATCGTCGAATCGCAAGAAACGGAAGAGGTGATAGCAGATATgtcaagtttaaaaaatttcttgaatttcttgataGCAGATTGAATTTCTTGATAGCAGATATGTCAACTATAAACCGTAAACGCTCTTAGACACGAGTTTGGGTCTTCTAGGCAAAGTTTTCTCTGTAGAAGGAATCAGGACCGTTGGATTACTATGTTATGATTTATCAAAGACTGTGATGCTGCATCATGATGGCTGTAGGAAATAATTATTGCAGAGGATCAGACACGGAGTTGAGCCGGGACCCACCATACCCGCACCGCGTTCTCGAAAGTCAAAGAGTTACATTGTGCAATCATCTTATTTGACTCTGCGCCTTTTCTTTATgtcagttttataattttttatgtgtttatttaaaataaatagtatttaaCCTTTTTGTAAGAAGCAAATTCTGGatcagtttatttaaatttattttttaaaaaaaaattgaataaaattagctcaatttttatattttttgttttttatttctttctttcctaaTTTACCCTTCTCTACCCTTCTTGCCTTTCTCTTTCTACTGTACTACCCGCGGAGCATAGTAGATTTGGCATATCTACAGATATAAGTAAATTACACTTCTGCCCTCTTTCATTGCCTGACacgtttcatttttttggtgt
Encoded proteins:
- the LOC114396792 gene encoding uncharacterized protein LOC114396792 isoform X1; protein product: MADQKLLGPAFSFKHDELTSRFLEKLRLLEELRLLQDRLFKEPENNDECRKNGSLKRLNDQSDVCGFRSCFKNDYDLLQNQRCLRNREEVIQETMEMELENMMELGTLEGKKTYSFKNGTRSALNLENTTRSFLDNNKSNDNNWNGEMTLPLLVDKSTVCMLNKDEEVDEPLSPGKHMKTAQSVLSFLIATIALLWILTDLCSLLSIIKLQPEHGPLPIWFSLLEPVGFMVFVWAVAAKIVIGAPFSRLLSAILLFWGIWLLVRSSQSLTTLCLPILGILLMVWHLCSRKSSCQIKGNEQGSEAPKIKPMCFTFAV
- the LOC114396792 gene encoding uncharacterized protein LOC114396792 isoform X2 yields the protein MADQKLLGPAFSFKHDELTSRFLEKLRLLEELRLLQDRLFKEPENNDECRKNGSLKRLNDQSDVCGFRSCFKNDYDLLQNQRCLNGTRSALNLENTTRSFLDNNKSNDNNWNGEMTLPLLVDKSTVCMLNKDEEVDEPLSPGKHMKTAQSVLSFLIATIALLWILTDLCSLLSIIKLQPEHGPLPIWFSLLEPVGFMVFVWAVAAKIVIGAPFSRLLSAILLFWGIWLLVRSSQSLTTLCLPILGILLMVWHLCSRKSSCQIKGNEQGSEAPKIKPMCFTFAV